The Patagioenas fasciata isolate bPatFas1 chromosome 3, bPatFas1.hap1, whole genome shotgun sequence genome contains a region encoding:
- the LOC136099450 gene encoding nephrocan-like, protein MYLSYLLVVLLSFHSGLSTICPRRCSCDPAQSVQCYRATEIPREIPSTTRRLYISHSKIKQLQITDFRRMPSLEELVLSCSGTESIEHNTFKALSTLKSLELYKNQLKQIPTFLPSSLEILRLSDNSINTLHTSDFEGLMKLRVLDIRNNLIVTLPPSAFSSLCNLQSLILDGNNMESVPAPLKLPRLKYLSMADNKLNSFPTSFFAFFQNLQFLSLSGNFLTKVPLDLPKSLLSLKLEKNQLKTIRLRDMKHLENLSEFFLSENQLTSIDGVQLLPNLTTLELSKNQLHMLPLRLPGRLQKLDCSNNLIERVTAQDFQGLQDLKHLFLDNNAVSTFEAGALQQCVQLSNLALEQNLLISIPLRLPDNLARLDLKGNDIEDVGEQELKDLKQLQVLNLRNNKISALDRKVVEYLPRLRHLYLDGNPWNCTCDLLRTRRALVAKGTDVRGGQCVAPAESRGESWMSSKKILQQCEDNLSSMERSKEDRKKMKPHEASSIGVSRDDDYYDYEVD, encoded by the exons ATGTATTTATCTTACCTTTTAGTTGTCTTACTTTCTTTTCACAGTGGTCTAAGTACCATTTGCCCAAGAAGATGCAGCTGTGACCCTGCTCAGTCAGTGCAATGCTACAGAGCTACAGAGATCCCCAGAGAGATTCCTTCCACCACCAGGAGACTCTACATCAGCCacagcaaaattaaacaactccag attACTGACTTTAGGAGAATGCCATCCCTTGAAGAGCTGGTCCTGTCATGCAGTGGCACAGAATCAATAGAACACAACACTTTTAAAGCTCTGAGCACCTTGAAGTCTCTGGAACTCTACAAAAATCAACTAAAGCAAATACCCACCTTCCTCCCATCTAGCCTTGAAATTCTGAGACTCTCTGATAACTCTATCAACACTCTGCACACATCTGATTTTGAAGGTTTGATGAAACTAAGGGTACTCGATATTCGGAACAACTTGATTGTGACTCTGCCTCCGAGtgcattttcttccctttgcAATTTACAAAGTCTGATTCTGGATGGCAACAACATGGAATCTGTGCCTGCACCACTTAAGCTACCTAGGCTGAAGTACCTGAGCATGGCTGACAATAAACTGAACTCATTCCCAACCAGCTTCTTTGCATTTTTCCAAAACCTACAGTTTCTCAGCTTAAGTGGCAACTTCCTGACAAAAGTGCCTCTTGACCTACCTAAATCCTTGCTGTCATTGAAATTAGAGAAAAACCAACTCAAAACAATAAGACTTCGAGACATGAAACACCTAGAAAACCTGTCTGAGTTCTTCCTGTCAGAAAATCAGCTGACATCAATAGATGGTGTCCAGCTTCTTCCTAACTTAACAACACTGGAGCTCTCTAAGAACCAGCTCCACATGCTGCCACTCCGGCTGCCTGGCAGGCTGCAGAAACTCGACTGCAGCAACAACCTGATTGAAAGGGTGACAGCGCAGGACTTCCAAGGACTACAAGACCTCAAGCACTTGTTTCTTGACAACAACGCTGTTAGCACGTTTGAGGCAGGAGCCCTTCAGCAGTGTGTGCAGCTTTCCAATCTGGCGCTGGAACAGAATCTCCTTATTTCTATTCCACTGAG actTCCAGACAACCTTGCTAGATTGGATCTAAAGGGAAATGACATAGAGGATGTTGGAGAACAAGAGCTGAAGGACTTGAAACAGCTTCAGGTTCTAAATTTACGGAACAACAAGATATCTGCCTTGGATCGGAAAGTCGTAGAGTATTTACCTCGTCTCCGTCATCTGTATTTAGATGGAAACCCCTGGAACTGCACCTGTGACCTTCTCAGAACCAGAAGAGCACTGGTGGCCAAAGGAACTGATGTCAGGGGAGGGCAGTGTGTGGCACCCGCAGAAAGCCGGGGAGAAAGTTGGATGTCTTCCAAAAAGATTCTGCAGCAGTGTGAAGATAATCTGTCTTCCATGGAAAGAAGCAAAGAggacaggaagaaaatgaaacccCATGAGGCCTCCAGCATTGGAGTAAGCAGAGATGATGATTACTATGATTATGAAGTTGATTAA